In Limibacter armeniacum, a single window of DNA contains:
- the dapB gene encoding 4-hydroxy-tetrahydrodipicolinate reductase, giving the protein MRVLLIGYGKMGKTIEEILTERGHKVVGIVDRSTEAKIKDFSKSEVDVAIEFTEPSAAYDNITACLEEGIPLVSGTTGWLDRRENVEKLCAEKDGAFFWASNFSLGVNIFFALNNRLAELMNPHADYKVSMEEIHHTEKKDAPSGTAITLAEGVIDNLDRIENWSLKGEGSQVENILEIAAVREPDVPGTHEVVYESEMDKIEIKHTAHTRKSFALGAVVAAEWLPGKKGILSMQDMLGF; this is encoded by the coding sequence ATGAGAGTACTGCTGATTGGATACGGTAAAATGGGAAAGACAATCGAAGAGATTCTAACTGAAAGAGGACACAAAGTAGTTGGGATTGTTGATAGATCTACCGAAGCCAAAATTAAGGATTTCAGTAAGTCAGAAGTGGATGTTGCCATTGAATTTACAGAGCCTTCAGCAGCTTATGACAATATTACTGCTTGTTTGGAAGAAGGAATTCCATTGGTGAGTGGTACAACAGGTTGGTTGGACAGACGTGAAAACGTTGAGAAGCTTTGTGCTGAAAAGGACGGAGCATTCTTTTGGGCATCGAACTTCAGCTTGGGAGTTAATATCTTCTTTGCACTGAACAATCGTTTGGCAGAGTTGATGAACCCCCATGCTGATTATAAAGTATCAATGGAGGAAATTCACCATACAGAAAAGAAGGATGCACCAAGCGGAACAGCGATTACATTGGCAGAAGGTGTGATTGACAACCTGGATCGTATTGAAAACTGGAGCCTGAAAGGTGAAGGTAGTCAAGTGGAAAATATCCTTGAAATTGCTGCCGTGAGAGAGCCTGATGTACCTGGTACCCATGAGGTAGTCTATGAGTCTGAAATGGACAAGATAGAAATCAAGCATACAGCACATACCCGCAAGTCTTTTGCATTAGGAGCTGTAGTAGCTGCAGAGTGGCTTCCAGGCAAGAAAGGAATTCTTTCTATGCAAGATATGCTGGGCTTCTAG